Proteins encoded in a region of the Mycobacterium branderi genome:
- a CDS encoding peptidylprolyl isomerase — MADCDVVTTSPIQTATATLHTNRGDIKIALFGNHAPKTVANFVGLAQGTKDYSTENASGGTSGPFYDGAIFHRVISGFMIQGGDPTGTGRGGPGYKFADEFHPELQFDKPYLLAMANAGPGTNGSQFFITVGKTPHLNRRHTIFGEVVDPESQKVVDAIAATPTDHSDRPTEPVVIESITIS, encoded by the coding sequence ATGGCAGACTGTGATGTCGTGACTACCAGCCCAATTCAGACTGCCACTGCCACGCTGCACACCAACCGCGGCGACATCAAGATCGCACTGTTCGGGAACCACGCTCCCAAGACCGTCGCCAACTTCGTGGGTCTGGCGCAGGGCACCAAGGACTATTCGACCGAGAACGCCTCCGGCGGCACCTCCGGGCCGTTTTACGACGGCGCGATCTTCCATCGGGTGATCAGCGGGTTCATGATCCAGGGCGGCGACCCGACGGGCACGGGTCGCGGCGGCCCGGGCTACAAGTTCGCCGACGAGTTCCATCCGGAGTTGCAGTTCGACAAGCCCTACCTGCTGGCGATGGCCAACGCCGGTCCGGGCACCAACGGCTCTCAGTTCTTCATCACCGTCGGCAAGACGCCCCACCTGAACCGGCGGCACACCATCTTCGGTGAGGTCGTCGACCCGGAGTCACAGAAGGTCGTCGACGCGATCGCGGCCACCCCCACTGACCACAGCGACCGACCCACTGAACCCGTCGTGATCGAATCGATCACCATCTCCTAA
- a CDS encoding DUF3566 domain-containing protein — protein sequence MTSPNEPGYPGLGDSPNGNGSLDRGGAHRSETRPTPDRGADTSSDSGGAPPWQRGGPRQSPSQHRPPPDTSGQHEGRSGHSPGVEARLTRFISGTAAPGATATPQGGHGKTHEADPAPARGESRHSEAYASELPDLSGVAPRPAPRKPMPDRGPDTSSTATAGRPTSRIHVSGRARGPVRASMQIRRIDPWSTLKVSLVLSVALFFVWMIAVAFLYLVLGGMGVWSKLNSNVGDLLNNASGSTELVSSGTIFGGAVLIGLLNIVLLTAMATIGAFVYNLTTDLIGGIEVTLADRD from the coding sequence GTGACGTCACCGAACGAGCCGGGATACCCCGGACTGGGCGACAGCCCCAACGGGAACGGCTCGCTCGACCGCGGGGGCGCGCACCGATCCGAGACACGCCCCACGCCGGACCGAGGCGCGGACACCAGCTCTGATTCGGGCGGTGCGCCGCCATGGCAGCGGGGCGGCCCCCGGCAGTCGCCGTCGCAGCATCGCCCGCCGCCGGACACATCGGGCCAACACGAGGGCCGGTCGGGCCACTCCCCCGGCGTCGAAGCGCGGCTCACCCGGTTCATCTCCGGCACCGCGGCGCCCGGGGCCACCGCCACACCGCAGGGTGGCCACGGGAAAACACACGAGGCCGATCCCGCGCCCGCCCGGGGCGAAAGCCGGCACAGCGAGGCCTATGCGAGCGAGCTGCCCGACCTGTCGGGAGTGGCGCCGCGACCGGCACCACGCAAGCCGATGCCCGACCGTGGGCCCGACACGTCGTCGACAGCCACGGCGGGCCGCCCGACAAGCCGCATCCACGTCAGCGGCCGGGCCCGGGGCCCGGTGCGGGCCAGCATGCAGATCCGGCGGATCGACCCGTGGAGCACGTTGAAGGTGTCTCTGGTGCTGTCGGTCGCGCTGTTCTTCGTCTGGATGATCGCGGTCGCGTTCCTGTATCTGGTGCTCGGCGGCATGGGCGTGTGGAGCAAGCTCAACAGCAACGTCGGCGATCTGCTGAACAACGCCAGCGGCAGCACCGAGCTCGTCTCCAGCGGCACCATCTTCGGCGGCGCGGTGCTGATCGGTCTGCTGAACATCGTGCTGCTCACGGCGATGGCCACGATCGGCGCGTTTGTCTACAACCTGACCACCGACCTGATCGGTGGCATCGAAGTGACACTGGCAGATCGGGATTAG
- the crgA gene encoding cell division protein CrgA: protein MPKSKVRKKNDFTASPVSRTPVKVKAGPSSVWFVALFVGLMLIGLIWLMVFQLAATGPNAPSVLDWMAELGPWNYAVAFAFMISGLLLTMRWR, encoded by the coding sequence ATGCCCAAGTCCAAGGTCCGCAAGAAAAACGACTTCACCGCGAGTCCGGTCAGCCGGACGCCGGTCAAGGTCAAGGCCGGACCGTCCAGCGTCTGGTTCGTCGCACTGTTCGTCGGCTTGATGCTGATCGGGCTGATCTGGCTGATGGTGTTCCAGCTGGCCGCCACCGGCCCCAACGCGCCCTCGGTGCTGGACTGGATGGCCGAACTGGGACCGTGGAACTACGCCGTGGCGTTTGCTTTCATGATCAGTGGTTTGTTGCTCACCATGCGGTGGCGGTAA
- the cwsA gene encoding cell wall synthesis protein CwsA has translation MSATTKTRLTPRQRLTRGLAYTAVGPVDVTRGVVGLGVHSAQAGASNLRRRYQEGRLARDLQSAQETIAAELAAAQEVVAGLPEALQQARRARGRSKRPWVIAGIAVAALAGGAVAFSIIRRSSRPEPSPRPPSVDVQPRP, from the coding sequence ATGAGCGCGACGACGAAGACCCGGTTGACCCCGCGGCAGCGACTGACCCGAGGGCTGGCCTACACGGCGGTCGGGCCGGTGGACGTCACGCGCGGCGTCGTCGGCCTGGGTGTGCACTCTGCGCAGGCGGGAGCGTCGAACCTGCGACGCCGCTATCAGGAGGGCCGGCTCGCGCGGGACCTGCAGAGCGCGCAGGAGACCATCGCAGCGGAATTGGCCGCGGCGCAAGAGGTAGTTGCCGGTCTGCCCGAAGCGTTGCAACAGGCGCGCCGGGCTCGGGGCCGCAGCAAGCGTCCGTGGGTGATTGCCGGGATCGCGGTGGCTGCCTTGGCCGGTGGCGCGGTCGCGTTCTCGATCATCCGCCGCTCGTCGCGCCCGGAGCCGTCGCCGCGGCCGCCAAGCGTCGATGTCCAGCCACGCCCGTGA
- a CDS encoding PH domain-containing protein, with amino-acid sequence MQQTEWAPSTPGIAGCGFVGVAMAIACVTLVTDPPGRILTGIAAAGLILFASVSWRARPKLAITPEGLLVRGWLRTQLLRRPDIKILRITEFRRIGRKTRLLEIETVDDRLLIFSRWDLGTNPLEVLDALTEAGYAPPV; translated from the coding sequence GTGCAGCAAACCGAATGGGCACCGTCCACGCCCGGAATCGCAGGTTGTGGCTTCGTCGGCGTGGCGATGGCTATCGCGTGTGTGACTCTGGTCACAGACCCGCCGGGCCGGATCCTCACAGGTATTGCCGCGGCGGGGTTGATCTTGTTTGCAAGCGTTTCGTGGCGCGCGCGGCCGAAGCTGGCAATCACCCCCGAGGGGCTGTTAGTTCGCGGGTGGTTGCGAACGCAGCTTTTGCGGCGCCCCGACATCAAGATCCTCCGGATCACCGAGTTCCGGCGCATCGGACGCAAGACCCGGCTGCTGGAGATCGAGACCGTCGACGACCGGCTGCTGATTTTCTCGCGCTGGGACCTCGGCACCAATCCGTTGGAGGTGCTCGACGCGCTCACCGAGGCCGGGTACGCGCCGCCGGTTTAG